The genomic stretch CGGCCGTAAGGTGCTGATCCTCGACGACGTCTTCGACACCGGCCTGTCCCTGGCCGAGGCAGTGCGGATCGCCCGCGAGGGCGGAGCGTCCGACGTCCTGACCTGCGTCTTCGCCCGCAAGCCCTGGCCTGCCCCGCGCGCCCCCGAGCCGGACTTCGTCGGCTGGGAGGCCCCGAACCGGTTTCTGGTCGGCTATGGCCTCGACAACGCCGGCGGATTGCGTGGCCTGCCGGACATCTGCGCGCTGGACTAGTCGCTTTTAGGGATAGAGGGAGGCTCGGTTCAGCGGCAATCCCGACTTACCGGCGCGTCGCTTCTGGGCCACCGTCTGGTAGACGAGGATGGAGCCGCGTTCGAACCCCTTGGCGCACATGGCGAAGAAGATCAGCCATAGGCGGGTGCGCTCTTCTCCAACCATGGCTATGGCCTCGTCCCTGCGGGCCATCAGCCGGCGGGACCACTCTGCGGTGGTGGCCTGGAAATGTTCGCGCAGGTTCTCGACGTCCAACACCTCGAAACCCAGACGGCCGAGGTTGGTCACGGTCATGCCGATGGTGTCCAGCTCTCCGCCCGGGAAGATGAAGCGGCCGATTGTGCGCGTTGCGGTCGTCTGGGGGGTGATGTTGCCGATATCGCGGCCGCCGCGCCGGACTGAGGCCTGGTGGAAATACAGGCCTCCGGGCTTCAGCAGGCGATGCATTTCCAGGAAATGGCGGTCGTGGTTGGCGAAGCCGACGTGTTCGAACATCTCCACCTGGCTGACGGCGTCGAACTGTCCGGTCATCTCCAGGTCGCGATAGTCCTTGAGCTCCAGGGTGATCCGGTCTTGCAGGCCGAGGCGGGCGATCTTGGCGTTGGCGAAGGCGAGCTGTTCTTCCGACAGGGTCACGCCGTGGACCTTGACGCCATAGTGCCTGGCCGCCCAGCACGACAGACCGCC from Brevundimonas sp. SL130 encodes the following:
- a CDS encoding SAM-dependent methyltransferase, which encodes MTTVAKGGQDSRTAAARRIVAHIAGHLQADLSLQLWTGEILPLGPDARDDIRIVLSSPSAVRRLVLKPGLMTLFELYATGDIRIEGGSPLEAADRWNHGRAVHLPRRVDKWLIARALIPFLLAGRARTVGDAAYDPTGEAGQRKDKSARTDKDFIAFHYDVGNDFYGLFLDPEMVYSSACYADADQSLEDAQTRKLDLICRKLRLKPGQTLLDIGCGWGGLSCWAARHYGVKVHGVTLSEEQLAFANAKIARLGLQDRITLELKDYRDLEMTGQFDAVSQVEMFEHVGFANHDRHFLEMHRLLKPGGLYFHQASVRRGGRDIGNITPQTTATRTIGRFIFPGGELDTIGMTVTNLGRLGFEVLDVENLREHFQATTAEWSRRLMARRDEAIAMVGEERTRLWLIFFAMCAKGFERGSILVYQTVAQKRRAGKSGLPLNRASLYP